In Xiphophorus hellerii strain 12219 chromosome 4, Xiphophorus_hellerii-4.1, whole genome shotgun sequence, a single genomic region encodes these proteins:
- the LOC116718436 gene encoding neuroplastin-like isoform X4, with product MHPIAVMLAVVLLGNLMLPFASAQNEPKINASDQIVLPLDGPVKSVILHCNLTAAHTAHKDSFWMKNGREIPNTRGEERTRSFRISKPRADDSGEYMCVYTFDKAPNANATIEVKAKPYVTGHKRSENKNEGENAMMYCKSVGYPHPTWTWRKVDGTSYKDIDNSTGRFFITNRDNYTEINILNLDITTDPGIYECNATNVIGNTAETTILRVRSHLAPLWPFLGVLAEIIILVVIIVVYEKRKRPDDIIDDDEPVGPAKTNSTNNHKDKNIRQRNTK from the exons AACCAAAGATCAATGCCTCTGATCAGATCGTCCTGCCCCTGGACGGACCTGTCAAATCGGTTATCCTACATTGCAACCTGACTGCTGCCCATACGGCCCACAAGGACAGCTTCTGGATGAAGAATGGACGCGAGATTCCAAACACACGGGGAGAAGAGAGAACTAGATCGTTCAG AATCTCTAAACCTCGAGCAGACGATTCGGGGGAATACATGTGCGTTTACACATTTGATAAAGCACCAAATGCAAACGCAACAATTGAAGTGAAAG CAAAACCCTACGTCACGGGGCACAAgcgaagtgaaaataaaaacgagGGGGAAAATGCCATGATGTACTGCAAGTCTGTCGGCTACCCGCACCCAACTTGGACATGGCGAAAAGTGGACGGAACATCTTACAAG GATATTGACAACTCCACAGGACGCTTCTTCATCACAAACAGAGACAACTACACAGAGATCAACATACTGAACCTAGATATAACCACGGATCCTGGAATATATGAATGCAACGCAACCAATGTGATTGGGAACACTGCGGAGACCACGATACTACGAGTGCGCAGCCATCTTGCGCCGCTTTGGCCTTTTCTGGGAGTGCTCGCAGAAATTATCATCCTCGTCGTCATCATCGTTGTGTATGAGAAACGCAAGAGGCCAGATGACATTATTGATG ACGATGAACCAGTCGGACCAGC GAAAACAAACTCAACAAACAACCACAAGGACAAAAACATACGCCAGAGGAATACAAAATAA